Proteins encoded together in one Bos indicus isolate NIAB-ARS_2022 breed Sahiwal x Tharparkar chromosome 25, NIAB-ARS_B.indTharparkar_mat_pri_1.0, whole genome shotgun sequence window:
- the DEXI gene encoding dexamethasone-induced protein: protein MPGARVAAHLDALGPLVPSVPPPLLPSMFYVGLFFVNVLILYYAFLMEYIVLNVGLVFLPEDMDQALVDLGVLSDPGSGLYDADSELDVFDGYLE, encoded by the coding sequence ATGCCCGGCGCCCGGGTCGCGGCCCACCTGGACGCTCTGGGCCCCCTGGTCCCCTCCGTGCCGCCGCCGCTCCTGCCCTCTATGTTCTACGTGGGCCTGTTCTTCGTCAACGTGCTGATCCTGTACTACGCCTTCCTCATGGAGTACATCGTCCTCAACGTGGGCCTCGTCTTCCTGCCCGAGGACATGGACCAGGCGCTCGTGGACCTCGGCGTGCTCTCCGACCCCGGCTCGGGCCTCTACGACGCCGACTCGGAGCTCGACGTCTTCGATGGTTACTTGGAGTAG